ATGCGGCACAAGGACGGCGCCGGGCTGCTCGCCCTGTCGGACAGCTATTACGAGCGGGAGGGGGGCGGCAAGTACTCGAACCTGATGTTCGCCAACGCGGCCGTGAACTGTCTGGACCTGCCGCCGGCGTTCGCGTCCCCGGAGCAGGTGGAGAAGGCGCTCCCGGCGTTCGAGAAGGCGTCGCCGGTGTTCGGAGAGGGGTTGGCCTGGGCCTCGCTGAACTGCGGGTACTGGCCGGTGAAGGCGACCGGGCAGCCGCACCGCATCGAGGCGAAGGGGGCGGTGCCCATCGTGGTGGTGGGTACGACCCGCGACCCGGCGACCCCGTACCGCTGGGCGCGGGCTCTCGCCTCCCAACTCTCCTCCGGCAGGCTCCTCACCTTCGACGGCGACGGCCACACGGCGTACGGCCGCGGCAGCAAGTGCATCGACTCGGCGATCAACGAGTACCTGCTCCGGGGCACCCCGCCGGCGGAGGGAAAGCGCTGCTCGTAGGTGCTGCGGCACACCCCGGAGGCACCGCTTCCGGGGTGTGGTCAGAGCACCCCCGGAATCTGTGTAGACTTACCGACGTTGCTGATCGCACCATAGTGCGGACAGCGTGCCGCCTTAGCTCAGATGGCCAGAGCAACGCACTCGTAATGCGTAGGTCTCGGGTTCGAATCCCGAAGGCGGCTCCGGCAAAGGCCAGGTCACATAGCCCGTGACCTGGCCTTTTGTGTTGCTCGGGGCATGACGCGTCACACGGCCGGGGAGCCGCGAGATGGCTTGCGTGAGCGATGCGTGAGCGGAGCGGGCCGGTGCCCTACTTCCTGGGCTTCTTCCGCTTGTCCTTCTTCTTGGCCCTGGCCTCGGCTTTCGCCTTGTCCTTGGCCTTCTTGGCGGCCTTACGGGCCTCCTCCGCCGCGGTCTTCCGCTGAAGCGGGACCAGCTTGGCGGTGGCCTCGGCCGCGTTCTTGCCGACCTGCGGCAGGACGCTCTGGTAAATGTCCCGCGTGATCCGGGTGTCGCTGTGCCCGAGCGTGTCCGACACGATCTTCACGTCGATGCCGGCGGCGAGCATGAGCGTGGCCGCGCCGTGGCGGAGGTCGTGCAGCCGGATCGGCGGGAGCCCGGAGGCGGCGACGAGGCGCTCGAAGAGGTCGGTCACCTTGCCCGGATGGAGCCAGGAGGCGTCTTCCTGGGTGAAGACCATGCCTGTCTCGACCCAGGCTGATCCCCACTCCTCGCGGTCCGCGTCCTGCTGTTCGCGGTGTCGCTTCAGGACGCTGACGGTGTCGTCGTCGAGCGCGACCACGCGGAAGCCGCTGTCCGTCTTGGGCTCGGAGGTCTCGACCTCCCACCCGTCCTGGACGAGCTGGGCGGAGACGGTCAGGGAGTGGTCATCGAGGTTGGTCTCCGACCAGGGCTGCCCGCATGCCTCGCCCCGCCGCAGGCCGCGGAAGGCGATCAGGTGCCACATCGCGTACAGCCGGTCGTCCGCGACGAAGTCGAGGAATGTGCCGGTCTGTTCGGGCGTCCAGACCATCACGGGCGAGGGCTTCTCGCCCGTCTGCTCCCACTTGGCGACCCGCGCGTCCGTCCACACCAGAGCCTTTGGCTTGCGCACGGGGTCGAGTTCGACGTGCGCGGCCGGGTTGAAGGTGAGGATCTGCTGGCCGATCGCGTCGTTCAGCGCGGCCCGCAGCGTGGCCTTGATGCGCAGCCGCGTGGCCGGGCCGGTCACACGCCGGAACGGGGGCATGGCGTCGATCGCCGTCTTCATCGCCTTGCGGCGGGCGCGGTTGTCCGTGCCCTTCCACGGCACGGTGGCCAGCTCCTCGACTGCGGCCCGGCGCTGGGCGTTTTGCTCCAGGATCTCGGCGTTGGCGTCGGCGATGGCCGTGAACATGTCGCTGAGGTGGCTCACGCGCAGGCGGTCGAGGCGGTGGTGGCCGATCCGGGGCTTCAAGTGGAAGCGGATATCGGTCTCGTAGCGGTTGAGTCCCGACTTGCGGATGCGCTTGCCGTCGAGCCATCGGTCGAGCCACTCACTGACGGTCAGGCGGCCGATCAGGTCCTGACCGGACTTCAGGCGCCGCCGGGTCTCCTCGACATCCGGCAGCGGCGACTTCTCGTCGCCGACCTCCTCCAGCATGGCGGCGATCAGCGCCATGCCCTCGGGGTCGTCGGTGTCGGCGAGGCCGAGCAGGGCGCGCACGTGGTCGAGGTCGGCCTGGGCCGCCTTGAGGGACTCGTAGCCGGCGCGGCTGAAGGAGCGGCGGGTGCCGTCTTCGCGGGGCGGGAGCTCCTGGCGTATGGAGTACGAGCCGTGCTTGCGGCTGGAGAGCTTGGGGCATTTCTTGCCGAGCGGCTTGCCGGTGTGGGGGTCGCGGCAGTAGCAGCGGCGGTGGGTGGAACCCTTCAAAGATCATTCTCCTCGGTGGTGTCGCCGACGTGCGGGTCGACGTCGGCGAGTTCGGGCGGCAGCAGGGGTGGCGTGCCGCCGTCTTCGCGGATGAAGGCGCGGGCGCTGCGGAGCCGGTACTTGGCTTCCAACACCCGTTCGGCGTAGTCGGCTTGGGCGAGTACGGCTTCCTCGCGTTCGGCCTGGTTGGGTGCCGTCTCGGCTTTCCAGCGCTCGTGCTTCTCGCCTTTCAGAGCAGCCAGGGCGGCGCGCTGGTGGCGGACGTGGGCGCGGAAGGAACGGAGCATGTCGTCTTCCATGCCGAAGTCCTCCCTGTCGCCGGTGAACCAGCGCATGGCGTCCCAGGTCGGTTCGGAGTCCTGCAGGGGAAGGCGCTGGACTCTGTCGACGTAGCCCACGGGGTACAGCAGGCAGATCGGGTAGGTCCGCAGTGCTTCGGCGAGGACGAGGACCTCGACCAGGGGCAGGGTCGCGCGGCGTCCGGACTCCATGTTGGCGATCACGTTGCGCGGGATCGGGTAGCCGATCTCCTCGCATCTGTCGGCCAGGTCCTGGGCGCTCATGCGCAGCTCCTTCCTTCGTCTACGGACCTCAGCGGCCACGGTGGCCATCACCTGGTCGGCCCACTCGGGGACGTCGTCCTCGTCCCTTCCAGCATCGAAACCGTGTTGTGTCATGGCAACACATTAGCTCGCTCATGATGGTTGGTGATCGCCTGGAGCCGGACGTGGTGCCGCGTTCGCCGAGGGCTCAGTCATGAACGGAGCACTGGATGCGCAACAACGAGAGCGCCGAGCAGCCCAAGGGCATGACGCGGGAGGAGCTGCTGGCCCTGCCCGCCGCCGTTGACCTGGACACTGGAAACCGGGCGCTGGGTCTGGGGCGGAGCAAGGGCTACGAGCTGGCCAAGCGCGGCGCGTACCCGTGCAAGGTCCTGCGGCTGGGCAAGGCGTACCGCGTCGTGACCGCAGACCTGTTGAACCTGCTCGGCCTGGCCGCATGACCGCGTGTGCCCATAGCAGACGCTTCTGCGCTGAGCTGACACAGAAACGCTGGACTGTGGCCAGGCGTGGACGTACTGTCCGTGGTCCCTCGCCCCGGCCAAGGAAGCGAGAAAGCCCCCGGCGGGCCAACGCCGGAGGCTCAGCACACTCCACTGCCCGCATTCCAACGAACGACCTGCGCGACCCGGGCCTGCATGCCCGAAGCCGCCGGATAAGGAGCTGCCCTGTGCAACCTACGACACCCGAGCCGCATTCCGCAGCCGGCAAGGCGGTATGGCCGACGGTCGCGGTGCCTGGCAAGCCCGGCCACCACGCGCCCGAAGCCGCCCCGGTTGCCGACGACAGGGCACCGGACCCGATACCGGCGGATCAGCCCGCCGAGGAGGCGGTGCCGGACCCAGAGCCGACAACGTACGGCTCCGAGCTGTTGAACGAACTACGTGCACAGATAGCCCGGTTCGTGATCCTGCCCTCACCGGAGGCGCTGGACGCGGTCACGCTGTGGGTGGCGGCGACGCACCTGCAGCCCGCGTGGCAACACGCCCCGCGCCTGGCGGTGGTCGGACCGGCGAAGCGGTGCGGTAAGTCACGGCTCCTGGACGTGCTCACCGAGACGGTCCACGAGCCGATGCTCACCATCAACACCACCCCTGCGGCGGTCTTCCGCTCCATCACTACCGACGAACCGCCCACCCTGCTCGTGGACGAGGCCGACACCATCTTCGGCACCCCGAAGATGGCGGAGAAGAACGAGGAGATGCGCGGCCTGCTCAACGCCGGTCACCAGCGCAACCGCTATGTCACCCGCGTCGTCGGCAACGACCACACGCCCCACAAGTTCGCCACCTTCGCCATGGCCGCCCTGGCCGGGATCGGCGACCTTCCCGACACGATCATGGACCGGTCCGTGGTCATCCGCATGCGCCGCCGGGCCGAGGGCGAGCACGTCAAGCCCTTCCGCTCCCGCCGCGACATCCCAGCCCTCCACGACCTGCGCGACCGCATCGCCGCATGGGCCAGGCCCCTTCTCGATGAGGCCGCCGACCTGGAACCGGAGATGCCGGTGGAGGACCGGGCCGCCGACACCTGGGAACCCCTGGTGATCGTCGCCGACCTCGCCGCCGGGCCCTGGCCCCGCCTCGTCCGCGCGGCATGCGCGCAGATGGTCACCGACGAGGCCCAGGCCGAGGAGGACCACCCCAGCGGAGCGCGGATCCTGGCCGACATCCGCCGGGTCTTCGTCGCCCAGCGCGAGGTCGACAGCCTCTCCACGGACGAGCTCCTCCACCACCTGCGCCAAGACCCGGAAAGCCCTTGGGCGGAGTGGGGGCGCAGCGGGCTGAGCCCCCGTGACCTCGGCTCAATGTTGCGCGACTTCGGCATCAAGTCCGGCAACGTCCGCCTCGCCGACGGCACCCAGCGCAAGGGTTACACGCGCAACAAGTTCCTCGACGCGTGGCGCCGTTACTGCCCGACCGTCCACCCGGTTTACGCCGAGCCCGCCCGCAGCGAGGGCTGAGACCCCGCCCTGCCCCCGGTTGCCGTCCTTGCCG
The Streptomyces sp. CGMCC 4.7035 DNA segment above includes these coding regions:
- a CDS encoding tyrosine-type recombinase/integrase → MKGSTHRRCYCRDPHTGKPLGKKCPKLSSRKHGSYSIRQELPPREDGTRRSFSRAGYESLKAAQADLDHVRALLGLADTDDPEGMALIAAMLEEVGDEKSPLPDVEETRRRLKSGQDLIGRLTVSEWLDRWLDGKRIRKSGLNRYETDIRFHLKPRIGHHRLDRLRVSHLSDMFTAIADANAEILEQNAQRRAAVEELATVPWKGTDNRARRKAMKTAIDAMPPFRRVTGPATRLRIKATLRAALNDAIGQQILTFNPAAHVELDPVRKPKALVWTDARVAKWEQTGEKPSPVMVWTPEQTGTFLDFVADDRLYAMWHLIAFRGLRRGEACGQPWSETNLDDHSLTVSAQLVQDGWEVETSEPKTDSGFRVVALDDDTVSVLKRHREQQDADREEWGSAWVETGMVFTQEDASWLHPGKVTDLFERLVAASGLPPIRLHDLRHGAATLMLAAGIDVKIVSDTLGHSDTRITRDIYQSVLPQVGKNAAEATAKLVPLQRKTAAEEARKAAKKAKDKAKAEARAKKKDKRKKPRK
- a CDS encoding helix-turn-helix domain-containing protein: MTQHGFDAGRDEDDVPEWADQVMATVAAEVRRRRKELRMSAQDLADRCEEIGYPIPRNVIANMESGRRATLPLVEVLVLAEALRTYPICLLYPVGYVDRVQRLPLQDSEPTWDAMRWFTGDREDFGMEDDMLRSFRAHVRHQRAALAALKGEKHERWKAETAPNQAEREEAVLAQADYAERVLEAKYRLRSARAFIREDGGTPPLLPPELADVDPHVGDTTEENDL
- a CDS encoding DUF3631 domain-containing protein, whose translation is MQPTTPEPHSAAGKAVWPTVAVPGKPGHHAPEAAPVADDRAPDPIPADQPAEEAVPDPEPTTYGSELLNELRAQIARFVILPSPEALDAVTLWVAATHLQPAWQHAPRLAVVGPAKRCGKSRLLDVLTETVHEPMLTINTTPAAVFRSITTDEPPTLLVDEADTIFGTPKMAEKNEEMRGLLNAGHQRNRYVTRVVGNDHTPHKFATFAMAALAGIGDLPDTIMDRSVVIRMRRRAEGEHVKPFRSRRDIPALHDLRDRIAAWARPLLDEAADLEPEMPVEDRAADTWEPLVIVADLAAGPWPRLVRAACAQMVTDEAQAEEDHPSGARILADIRRVFVAQREVDSLSTDELLHHLRQDPESPWAEWGRSGLSPRDLGSMLRDFGIKSGNVRLADGTQRKGYTRNKFLDAWRRYCPTVHPVYAEPARSEG